One part of the Sorangiineae bacterium MSr11954 genome encodes these proteins:
- a CDS encoding MGMT family protein, whose translation MDAFTARTLALVKAIPAGRVLSYGDIAAQTGATTPRDVGDVLQHHGDDVPWWRVVRIDGSCAPHLQSRQLDLLRKEGTPFAPSGTAVDMDRARWTEGAPPPREKDQLSLFR comes from the coding sequence ATGGACGCCTTCACCGCACGTACGCTCGCACTCGTCAAGGCCATCCCCGCGGGGCGCGTTCTTTCCTACGGCGATATCGCAGCCCAAACCGGCGCAACGACGCCGCGCGACGTGGGCGACGTCCTCCAGCACCATGGCGATGACGTTCCGTGGTGGCGGGTCGTTCGCATCGACGGCAGTTGTGCACCGCACTTGCAATCGCGCCAGCTCGACCTGCTGCGCAAGGAGGGCACGCCGTTCGCACCTTCGGGTACGGCCGTCGACATGGATCGCGCTCGATGGACGGAGGGGGCTCCGCCTCCCCGGGAGAAAGATCAGCTGTCACTTTTTCGATGA
- a CDS encoding SDR family NAD(P)-dependent oxidoreductase, producing MGRELYAAFPAYRRSLDRICVCFEGSLGVSLREVIFEAGNATQLEQTQYGQAALFAVEVSLVRLLESWGIRADVVMGHSVGELGAAHVAGVLSLEDACRLVAARGRLMQGVSAKGAMASLQATEAEVVERLGGRAGVSIAAVNGPRATVISGDEAAVQEVVEAFAKAGRKTKRLEVSHAFHSSHMDEVLDAFGREAEKIDYRVPQTAVIANVTGKRARDEELRSAGYWVRHVREPVRFGEGVQALEAEGVTRYVEVGPRGVLSAMALENLTERGAEESVVLAALRPERPEVETLLEALCNLHINGQSVDWAAFYEPLGARHVALPTYAFQRERYWLDPPSRHAPAAVAGRSVVTHPMLGAVTVLAESEGLLFTGRVALQSHPWLAGHTVFGLVLLPGTAFAELALAAARHVGLSTIEELTLEAPLVLPPEGDIELQITMGRRDDRGRRPLTFHARATGAEDGTGWTRHATGVVGPSREAPAFDLRTWPPRGAIPLDLDGLYDHFAGTGFLYGPQFQGLRAAWQREGELFVEVRLPDELAEQASSFALHPALLDAALHGLGRYTLPLYGPSSGGPGAGHVALPFSWSHVVIHGMGAASLRVRLSRGPTDGAASLTMADMAGEPVASVASLLTRPTTAQQFRDALVSGQQDLYCVDWHPIPMPDANRAGARRAVLLGANDEAWRGASTASTASTASTASTWELPLEHHTDLDALLRAVDSGAPLPDAVAVFWSQREGEDVVSAASSVAVHALAFLRAWLAEERLAAIRLVWVTRGAVAVDAAEDVPYPARAVLWGLVRSAQTEHPDRPLALLDADDLTPHALVTALSSSEPQLALRRGVLHAPRLTRAPRVPRAPSEPAFSPDATVLITGATGALGAELARHLVTRHGVRHLLLTSRQGPQAAGAGALVSELRAAGAQVTVAACDVADRAELQALLASIPAEHPLRVVIHAAGVLDDGVLLAQTPERLARVFRPKVAGAWHLHELTRELPLSAFVLFSSLAGVVGGAGQSNYAAANAFLDALAHHRRARGLPALSLAWSLWRTPSGMSARLDDAARARMTRLGIEPLSTADGLGLLDAAWTRTEPVLAPARFDQAGPRRGKDTPKQLLKQRIRHLSGEERERELLALVCAEASAALGGARVDSSGRDRPLRELGLDSLTALELRNRLGAAVGMRLPATLLFDHPTPAALTRWLRAELDGAREPHMAPAPAPAKLEAADDPIAIVAMSCRFPGGVCTPEGLWQALIDEVDAVAGFPEGRGWNLQGLYDPDPDAAGKYYTRGGSFLHDEGLFDPAFFGISPREAPTIDPQQRLLLETAWEAIERAGIDATSLEGSRTGVFVGIMSSDYASRLSVVPEDVEGYVITGSASSVASGRIAYTLGLEGPAVSIDTACSSSLVALHLACQALKRGECSLALAGGVTVMATPQSFIAFSRQRALSPDGRCRSFSEAANGVGWSEGAGMLLLEPLSEARRLGHPVLAVVRGSAVNQDGRSQGLTAPNGPSQQRVIREALENAKLDAREVEVVEGHGTGTTLGDPIEAQALLATYGQGRAAGEPLWLGSIKSNVGHTQAAAGVAGVMKMVLAMQHQRLPKTLHADSPSTHVDWSSGAVRLLTEAREWRASAEARTRRAGVSSFGISGTNAHVILEEAPAEEVRRAQPVSPERVPLVLSAKSEAALREQASRLRARLEEDETISLLDVGYSLATTRTRFEYRAAVVAGDRAGALLGLSGIAGGVGRESPDRAGLSGMAGGESEDLGGWGTGGNRKGARVAKGRVRVDGKLAFLFTGQGSAYSGMGRELYAVFPVYRRSLDRICACFEDALGVSLREVIFEEGNATQLEQTQYAQAALFAVEVSLVRLLESWGIRGDVVMGHSVGELGAAHVAGVLSLEDACRLVAARGRLMQGVSAKGAMASLQATEAEVEERLGGRVGVSIAAVNGPRATVISGDEAPVREVVEAFEKAGRKTKWLEVSHAFHSSHMDEVLEAFGREAAKIDYRAPQTAVVSNVTGKRASDEELRSADYWVRHLREPVRFGEGVQALEAEGVTRYVEVGPRGVLSAMALENLTERGAEESVVLAALRRERPEVETVLEIVCNLHVIGQPVDWRAFFEPLGARRVQLPTYAFQRQRYWLDAPPPRPAAPDHPLWDAIDRGDLDALMETLHIDRREHRDALAMLLPSLASWRTRAQAPSTLDGWRYRAIWKPLPDLPTAHVTGTWLCVVPSHLVDAASRWWRGDAIVVPVSEADMDRVHLAARLREALAAHPAPRGVLSLLALDEAPAASHPALPRGLALTLTLVQALGDAAIRAPLWSSTQGAVSTGPSDPIQRPLQAMVWGMGRVVGLEHPERWGGLVDLDAPPDAGAIERILAMLEGGCDEDQIAWRQGRAFGRRLVRAPLEATSALANRWTPTGTVLVTGGTGALGAHVARWLARRGAAHIVLVGRRGRNAPGVAALERELAAAGARITVLACDLADRRAVRALLDAHAEDLRAVVHAAGVPQRASLDATTVSELEAVVSGKVSGARHLDELLAGRQLDARIFFSSIAGTWGSAGQGAYGAANAFLDALAEQRGGAGARVLSVAWGPWAEGGMVAGDAERDHLLRRGLVPMATDRAILALEQAVDRNETTLTVADVDWAHFAPSFAAARPRPLLRDIPEARAALAAEAPEPPGREPPLASHLRTLPEQRRTPHLVALVLAEAAAVLGHVDPASLDPRTGWLRLGLDSLMSIELRKRLERATGLRLPATLAFDHPTAHEVAKLLLATFEGTDEAVSSPGRGDAAAAREVAGPPLEDLDDDDLVAAAEALLGTS from the coding sequence ATGGGGCGGGAGTTGTATGCGGCGTTTCCGGCGTATCGGAGGTCGTTGGATCGGATTTGTGTGTGCTTTGAAGGGTCGCTGGGGGTGTCGCTGCGGGAGGTGATCTTCGAGGCGGGGAATGCGACGCAATTGGAGCAAACGCAGTATGGGCAGGCGGCGCTGTTTGCGGTGGAAGTGTCGTTGGTGCGGTTGCTGGAGTCGTGGGGGATACGGGCGGATGTCGTGATGGGGCATTCGGTGGGGGAGCTGGGTGCGGCGCACGTGGCGGGGGTGCTGAGTTTGGAGGATGCGTGCCGGTTGGTGGCGGCGCGGGGGCGCTTGATGCAGGGGGTGAGCGCGAAGGGAGCCATGGCGTCGCTGCAGGCGACGGAGGCGGAGGTGGTGGAGCGGCTGGGGGGCCGTGCGGGGGTGTCGATTGCGGCGGTGAATGGGCCGCGCGCGACGGTGATCTCGGGGGACGAGGCGGCGGTGCAGGAGGTGGTGGAGGCGTTCGCGAAAGCGGGGCGCAAGACGAAGCGGCTGGAGGTGAGCCACGCGTTTCACTCGTCGCATATGGATGAAGTTTTGGATGCGTTTGGACGCGAGGCCGAGAAGATCGATTATCGGGTGCCGCAAACGGCGGTGATCGCGAATGTGACCGGGAAGCGAGCGCGCGACGAAGAGCTGCGCAGCGCGGGCTATTGGGTTCGCCACGTGCGGGAGCCGGTTCGATTCGGCGAAGGGGTGCAAGCGCTGGAGGCGGAGGGCGTCACGCGCTACGTGGAGGTGGGGCCGCGGGGCGTGCTTTCGGCGATGGCGCTCGAGAACCTAACGGAGCGAGGGGCGGAGGAGAGCGTCGTGCTGGCGGCGCTTCGCCCGGAGCGCCCGGAGGTGGAGACGCTCCTGGAAGCTCTATGCAATTTGCATATAAATGGCCAATCCGTAGATTGGGCCGCCTTCTACGAACCGCTGGGCGCGCGCCACGTGGCGCTGCCGACCTACGCCTTTCAGCGCGAACGCTATTGGCTGGATCCTCCATCGCGACATGCGCCCGCCGCGGTCGCGGGACGGAGCGTGGTGACGCACCCGATGCTCGGTGCCGTTACGGTGCTGGCCGAGAGCGAGGGCTTGCTCTTCACCGGGCGCGTAGCGCTTCAGAGCCATCCCTGGCTGGCCGGGCACACGGTCTTCGGCCTCGTCCTCTTGCCGGGCACCGCCTTTGCGGAGCTCGCGCTGGCGGCGGCTCGCCACGTCGGGCTCTCGACCATCGAGGAGCTCACATTGGAAGCGCCGTTGGTGCTGCCACCCGAAGGCGACATCGAGCTTCAAATCACGATGGGCCGCCGCGACGATCGCGGCCGTCGCCCGCTGACCTTCCACGCCCGAGCGACAGGGGCGGAGGACGGCACCGGTTGGACCCGCCACGCCACCGGCGTCGTTGGGCCCTCGCGCGAGGCGCCCGCATTCGATCTCCGCACATGGCCGCCGCGAGGGGCCATCCCGCTCGACTTGGACGGCCTGTACGATCACTTCGCCGGCACGGGCTTTCTCTATGGCCCGCAATTTCAGGGGCTGCGCGCAGCATGGCAGCGCGAGGGCGAGCTGTTCGTCGAGGTTCGTCTGCCGGACGAATTGGCCGAGCAGGCCAGCTCGTTCGCCCTGCACCCTGCGCTGCTCGACGCCGCCCTTCACGGTCTCGGGCGCTACACCCTGCCGCTCTACGGTCCTTCGTCGGGCGGACCGGGCGCCGGGCACGTGGCGCTTCCGTTCTCGTGGTCGCACGTCGTGATTCATGGGATGGGGGCGGCGAGCTTGCGTGTGCGCCTGTCGCGCGGACCGACGGACGGGGCCGCGTCCCTGACGATGGCCGACATGGCCGGCGAGCCCGTCGCATCGGTCGCATCGCTGCTCACGCGCCCCACCACCGCGCAGCAGTTCCGAGATGCTCTCGTCTCCGGGCAACAGGACCTTTACTGCGTGGATTGGCACCCGATCCCGATGCCGGATGCGAACCGCGCGGGCGCACGGCGCGCGGTGCTCCTCGGGGCGAACGACGAGGCATGGCGAGGCGCATCGACCGCATCGACCGCATCCACCGCATCGACCGCATCCACTTGGGAACTACCGCTCGAGCACCATACGGATCTCGACGCGCTCCTTCGCGCCGTGGACTCCGGCGCGCCGCTTCCGGACGCGGTGGCCGTCTTTTGGTCGCAACGGGAGGGCGAGGACGTCGTCTCCGCCGCGTCTTCGGTTGCCGTGCACGCGCTCGCATTTCTTCGCGCTTGGCTCGCGGAGGAGCGGCTCGCCGCGATCCGGCTCGTGTGGGTCACGCGCGGGGCGGTGGCCGTCGACGCCGCCGAAGACGTGCCCTACCCTGCGCGCGCCGTCCTCTGGGGGCTCGTTCGCTCCGCCCAGACGGAGCATCCGGATCGCCCGCTCGCGCTCCTCGACGCCGACGATCTCACCCCGCACGCGCTGGTGACGGCGCTGTCTTCGTCCGAGCCGCAGCTCGCGCTGCGCCGCGGCGTTTTGCACGCGCCCCGGCTCACGCGCGCGCCGCGCGTCCCCCGTGCACCCTCGGAGCCCGCGTTTTCGCCGGACGCCACGGTGCTCATCACCGGCGCGACGGGCGCGCTCGGCGCGGAGCTGGCGCGGCACCTGGTGACCCGGCACGGCGTACGGCATTTGCTCCTGACGTCACGTCAGGGACCGCAGGCGGCCGGCGCCGGAGCGCTCGTGTCGGAGCTGCGCGCGGCCGGCGCCCAGGTCACCGTGGCGGCGTGCGACGTCGCCGACCGCGCCGAGCTCCAAGCGCTCCTCGCATCGATTCCAGCCGAGCACCCTTTGCGCGTCGTCATCCACGCGGCGGGTGTGCTCGACGATGGCGTGCTGCTCGCGCAGACGCCGGAGCGCCTCGCGCGCGTCTTTCGCCCGAAGGTGGCCGGCGCTTGGCACCTGCACGAGCTCACGCGCGAGCTGCCCCTCTCGGCCTTCGTGCTCTTCTCGTCTTTGGCGGGCGTCGTGGGCGGCGCGGGCCAAAGCAACTATGCCGCGGCCAATGCCTTTCTCGATGCCCTCGCGCACCACCGGCGCGCCCGCGGGTTGCCCGCGCTCTCGCTCGCATGGAGCCTCTGGCGGACGCCGAGCGGCATGAGCGCACGCCTGGACGATGCCGCGCGCGCCCGCATGACCCGGCTGGGGATCGAGCCGCTTTCCACGGCGGACGGTCTCGGGCTCCTGGACGCCGCCTGGACCCGCACCGAGCCGGTGTTGGCGCCGGCGCGCTTCGACCAAGCGGGGCCACGCCGCGGCAAGGACACCCCAAAACAGTTGCTCAAGCAACGAATAAGGCACCTCTCCGGCGAGGAGCGCGAGCGAGAGCTCCTCGCGCTGGTGTGCGCCGAGGCATCCGCCGCCCTCGGCGGTGCCCGTGTGGATTCGTCCGGGCGCGACCGACCCTTGCGCGAGCTCGGCCTCGACTCCTTGACCGCGCTCGAGCTGCGAAACCGCCTCGGGGCCGCCGTCGGCATGCGCTTGCCCGCCACCTTGCTCTTCGATCACCCCACGCCGGCCGCTCTGACCCGATGGCTTCGCGCGGAGCTCGACGGCGCGCGCGAACCCCACATGGCACCCGCGCCGGCGCCCGCGAAGCTGGAGGCCGCGGACGATCCCATCGCCATCGTGGCCATGAGCTGTCGCTTTCCGGGTGGGGTGTGCACGCCCGAAGGTCTATGGCAGGCCCTGATCGACGAGGTCGACGCGGTCGCCGGCTTTCCCGAAGGGCGTGGGTGGAACCTCCAGGGCCTGTACGATCCCGATCCCGACGCCGCAGGCAAATACTACACACGCGGAGGGAGCTTCCTCCACGACGAAGGCCTCTTCGACCCCGCGTTCTTCGGCATTTCGCCGCGCGAAGCGCCGACGATCGATCCCCAGCAGCGGCTGCTCCTGGAGACGGCATGGGAGGCGATCGAACGCGCCGGCATCGACGCGACGTCCCTCGAGGGGAGCCGGACGGGCGTCTTCGTAGGCATCATGTCGAGCGACTACGCCTCGCGCCTCTCCGTCGTCCCCGAGGACGTGGAGGGTTATGTCATCACCGGCAGCGCGAGCAGCGTCGCGTCGGGCCGCATCGCCTACACCCTCGGGCTCGAGGGACCGGCGGTGAGCATCGATACCGCATGCAGCTCGTCGCTGGTGGCCCTTCATCTGGCTTGCCAGGCCTTGAAACGAGGTGAGTGCAGCTTGGCGTTGGCGGGCGGGGTGACCGTGATGGCGACGCCCCAGAGCTTCATCGCGTTCAGCCGGCAAAGGGCCCTTTCGCCCGATGGGCGCTGCCGCTCGTTCTCCGAGGCGGCGAACGGGGTGGGTTGGAGCGAAGGGGCCGGGATGCTGCTGCTGGAGCCCCTCTCCGAGGCACGGCGCCTCGGCCACCCCGTGCTCGCCGTGGTGCGCGGCAGCGCGGTGAACCAGGACGGGCGAAGTCAAGGGCTGACGGCGCCGAATGGCCCATCGCAACAGCGCGTGATTCGCGAAGCGCTGGAGAACGCCAAGCTGGATGCCCGCGAGGTGGAGGTGGTGGAGGGGCACGGTACGGGGACGACCTTGGGCGATCCGATCGAGGCGCAGGCGCTCTTGGCGACGTACGGCCAAGGACGTGCCGCGGGGGAGCCCCTTTGGCTTGGGAGCATCAAGTCGAACGTGGGGCACACGCAGGCGGCGGCGGGGGTCGCGGGCGTGATGAAAATGGTGCTGGCCATGCAGCACCAGCGGCTGCCCAAGACGCTGCACGCGGACAGCCCGTCGACCCACGTGGATTGGTCGAGCGGTGCGGTGCGGCTCTTGACCGAGGCGCGGGAGTGGAGAGCCAGCGCGGAAGCTCGAACGCGGCGCGCCGGGGTTTCGTCCTTTGGAATCAGCGGAACGAACGCGCACGTCATCCTCGAAGAAGCGCCGGCGGAGGAGGTGCGCAGGGCGCAACCTGTGTCGCCGGAGCGCGTGCCGCTGGTGCTGTCGGCCAAGAGCGAGGCGGCGCTTCGGGAGCAAGCCTCGCGATTGCGCGCGCGTTTGGAGGAGGACGAAACGATATCGCTGTTGGATGTGGGGTATTCGCTGGCGACGACGCGGACGAGGTTCGAATATCGGGCGGCGGTGGTGGCGGGGGACCGTGCGGGGGCGCTTTTGGGGCTGTCGGGGATCGCCGGTGGGGTCGGGAGAGAATCGCCCGATCGCGCGGGGTTGTCGGGGATGGCCGGTGGGGAGTCGGAGGATTTGGGGGGATGGGGAACGGGAGGAAACCGCAAGGGCGCAAGGGTCGCCAAAGGGCGCGTGAGGGTGGACGGGAAGTTGGCATTTCTGTTTACCGGGCAGGGGAGTGCGTATTCGGGAATGGGGCGGGAGTTGTATGCGGTGTTTCCGGTGTATCGGAGGTCGTTGGATCGGATTTGTGCGTGCTTTGAAGATGCGCTGGGGGTGTCGCTGCGGGAGGTGATCTTCGAAGAGGGGAATGCGACGCAATTGGAGCAAACGCAGTATGCGCAGGCGGCGCTGTTTGCGGTGGAAGTGTCGTTGGTGCGGTTGCTGGAATCGTGGGGGATACGTGGGGATGTCGTGATGGGGCACTCGGTGGGGGAGCTGGGTGCGGCGCATGTGGCGGGTGTGTTGAGTTTGGAAGATGCGTGCCGGCTGGTGGCGGCGCGGGGGCGCTTGATGCAGGGGGTGAGCGCGAAGGGGGCGATGGCGTCGCTGCAGGCGACGGAGGCGGAGGTGGAGGAGCGGCTGGGGGGCCGGGTAGGGGTGTCGATTGCGGCGGTGAATGGGCCGCGTGCGACGGTGATCTCGGGGGACGAGGCGCCGGTGCGGGAGGTGGTGGAGGCGTTCGAGAAAGCGGGGCGCAAGACGAAGTGGCTGGAGGTGAGCCACGCGTTTCACTCGTCGCATATGGATGAAGTTTTGGAAGCGTTCGGACGCGAGGCGGCGAAAATCGATTATCGGGCGCCGCAAACCGCAGTGGTCTCGAACGTGACGGGGAAACGCGCAAGCGACGAGGAGCTGCGCAGCGCCGACTATTGGGTTCGCCACCTGCGGGAACCGGTTCGATTCGGCGAGGGGGTGCAAGCGCTGGAGGCGGAAGGTGTCACGCGCTACGTGGAGGTGGGCCCGCGGGGCGTGCTTTCGGCGATGGCGCTCGAGAACCTAACGGAACGGGGCGCGGAGGAGAGCGTGGTGCTGGCGGCCCTTCGCCGCGAGCGCCCCGAGGTGGAGACCGTCCTCGAAATTGTGTGCAATCTGCATGTGATCGGCCAACCGGTGGATTGGCGCGCCTTCTTCGAACCGCTGGGCGCGCGCCGTGTGCAGCTGCCGACCTACGCCTTCCAACGCCAGCGCTACTGGCTGGACGCGCCCCCACCCCGACCGGCCGCCCCCGATCACCCGCTCTGGGATGCGATCGACCGTGGCGATCTGGATGCCCTGATGGAGACACTTCACATCGACCGGCGCGAGCACCGGGACGCGCTCGCGATGTTGCTCCCCTCGCTCGCGAGCTGGCGAACGAGGGCCCAGGCTCCGAGCACCTTGGATGGCTGGCGGTATCGTGCGATCTGGAAGCCCCTCCCCGATCTCCCGACGGCCCACGTAACGGGGACGTGGCTATGCGTCGTTCCTTCGCACCTCGTGGATGCGGCGAGCCGATGGTGGAGAGGCGACGCGATCGTCGTTCCGGTCTCCGAAGCCGACATGGATCGCGTTCACCTCGCGGCGCGCCTTCGCGAAGCTCTCGCAGCGCACCCGGCCCCGCGCGGCGTGCTCTCGCTGCTCGCCCTCGACGAGGCGCCCGCCGCATCGCACCCCGCGCTTCCACGGGGGCTCGCGCTCACCTTGACCTTGGTGCAAGCGTTGGGCGACGCGGCCATCCGCGCGCCGCTTTGGTCTTCGACCCAAGGGGCCGTCTCCACGGGACCTTCCGATCCCATTCAGCGCCCGCTGCAAGCCATGGTTTGGGGGATGGGTCGGGTGGTCGGCCTCGAGCACCCCGAGCGCTGGGGAGGCCTCGTCGATCTCGACGCCCCGCCCGACGCCGGCGCGATCGAACGCATCCTGGCGATGCTCGAAGGCGGCTGCGACGAGGACCAGATCGCATGGCGGCAAGGTCGGGCCTTTGGACGGCGCCTGGTGCGAGCCCCCCTCGAGGCTACCTCCGCCCTCGCAAACCGGTGGACACCCACGGGCACGGTGCTCGTCACCGGCGGCACGGGTGCTCTGGGCGCCCACGTGGCCCGCTGGTTGGCGCGAAGAGGCGCAGCCCACATCGTCCTCGTGGGTCGACGAGGCCGAAATGCACCGGGCGTGGCCGCGCTCGAGCGCGAGCTCGCCGCCGCCGGCGCACGGATCACGGTCCTGGCGTGCGATCTCGCCGATCGTCGCGCCGTACGTGCTTTGCTCGATGCGCACGCCGAGGATCTGCGCGCCGTCGTCCACGCGGCCGGCGTGCCCCAACGGGCATCGCTGGATGCGACCACCGTGTCCGAGCTCGAGGCGGTCGTCTCCGGCAAAGTCTCCGGCGCGCGCCACCTCGACGAGCTCCTCGCCGGCCGCCAGCTCGATGCGCGCATCTTCTTCTCCTCCATCGCCGGTACGTGGGGGAGCGCAGGTCAAGGTGCTTACGGCGCGGCCAATGCGTTTTTGGATGCCCTGGCCGAACAACGCGGCGGCGCGGGCGCGCGCGTCCTCTCGGTCGCCTGGGGACCATGGGCGGAGGGTGGCATGGTCGCCGGCGACGCGGAGCGCGATCACCTCCTCCGGCGAGGCCTCGTGCCCATGGCCACCGATCGCGCCATCCTGGCCCTCGAGCAAGCCGTCGACCGCAACGAGACGACCCTCACGGTGGCCGACGTCGACTGGGCTCATTTCGCTCCATCGTTCGCGGCGGCGCGTCCGCGTCCATTGCTGCGCGATATCCCCGAGGCCCGAGCCGCCCTCGCCGCCGAAGCACCCGAGCCGCCCGGGCGCGAGCCGCCGCTCGCGTCCCACCTTCGAACGTTGCCGGAGCAACGACGTACCCCCCACCTGGTGGCCTTGGTCCTGGCGGAGGCCGCCGCCGTCTTGGGCCACGTGGACCCTGCATCGCTGGACCCCCGCACGGGCTGGCTTCGACTCGGCTTGGATTCGCTGATGTCCATCGAGCTGCGCAAGCGCCTGGAGCGCGCGACCGGCTTGCGATTGCCGGCCACCTTGGCCTTCGATCACCCGACCGCCCACGAGGTGGCGAAGCTCCTGCTCGCGACCTTCGAAGGCACGGACGAAGCCGTCTCCTCGCCGGGCCGTGGCGATGCGGCGGCTGCGCGGGAGGTGGCGGGGCCTCCCTTGGAGGACCTCGACGACGACGATCTCGTGGCGGCCGCCGAGGCTCTTTTGGGAACGAGCTGA
- a CDS encoding beta-ketoacyl reductase, with product MRVPRLAPRRATPSAKAGGRQSPLAPEGTVLVTGGTGALGAAVARHLVDRHGVMRLVLASRRGQAAPGAEQLARDLASAGAQVQIVACDVSDRAALASLLAAIPAAHPLSGVIHAAGVLDDGVVLSQTEARIARVFAPKVDAAWHLHELTRERDLSAFVLFSSLSGVLGSAGQSTYAAANAFLDALAHHRRAHGLPAMSLAWGWWAEDGGMSAHLDEVAQRRMSRLGIEPFSTADALVLLDAALDQGEASLIPARFDRRALRARTAGARDLPAPLRGLVPEAGPPVREPGRLAPETSRLVEPPGRTEHAPAWPWGEQLGGLSARERERALLAAVGAEISTVLGRGSDRGLEPDRPLQELGLDSLMALELRNRLGALAGRRFPATLLFDHPTPAALARSVHDTLFPQAPPRPTQVLDELARLESLLASLDPEDAERSGVAARLRALSSKWSRPAPSAQRAEAAFRAASDDELFALLEQKLQGRGLE from the coding sequence ATGCGGGTACCGCGGCTCGCGCCCCGGCGTGCGACGCCCAGCGCGAAGGCCGGCGGCCGCCAAAGCCCGCTCGCTCCCGAGGGAACGGTGCTCGTCACCGGTGGCACGGGGGCGCTCGGAGCCGCGGTCGCGCGGCACCTGGTGGACCGTCATGGCGTGATGCGACTCGTTCTCGCTTCGAGGCGGGGGCAGGCGGCGCCAGGGGCCGAGCAGCTCGCGCGCGACCTCGCGTCGGCCGGCGCCCAGGTGCAGATCGTGGCGTGCGACGTCTCGGATCGTGCGGCGCTGGCGTCGCTCCTCGCCGCGATTCCGGCGGCGCATCCATTGTCCGGGGTGATCCACGCGGCGGGCGTGCTCGATGACGGCGTGGTGCTTTCGCAGACGGAGGCTCGCATCGCGCGCGTCTTTGCGCCGAAGGTCGACGCGGCGTGGCACCTTCACGAGCTCACGCGCGAACGAGACCTTTCGGCCTTCGTGCTGTTCTCGTCGCTGTCCGGCGTGCTCGGGAGCGCGGGCCAGAGCACCTATGCGGCCGCCAACGCGTTTCTCGATGCGCTGGCACATCATCGACGCGCGCACGGCTTGCCCGCCATGTCGCTGGCATGGGGATGGTGGGCCGAGGACGGCGGCATGAGCGCGCACTTGGACGAGGTGGCCCAGAGGCGCATGTCGCGCCTTGGCATCGAACCGTTCTCCACGGCGGACGCGCTCGTGCTCCTGGATGCTGCGCTCGACCAAGGTGAGGCCTCATTGATTCCCGCGCGCTTCGATCGCCGTGCGCTTCGCGCGCGGACCGCCGGAGCGCGCGATCTGCCAGCGCCGCTGCGCGGGCTCGTTCCAGAAGCCGGCCCGCCCGTTCGAGAGCCCGGCCGCCTCGCTCCCGAGACCAGCCGCCTCGTCGAACCGCCCGGCCGGACCGAGCACGCGCCGGCATGGCCGTGGGGCGAGCAGCTCGGCGGACTCTCCGCGCGCGAGCGTGAGCGCGCGCTCCTCGCGGCGGTCGGCGCCGAGATCTCCACCGTGCTCGGGCGCGGGAGCGACCGAGGGCTCGAGCCGGATCGCCCGCTGCAGGAGCTCGGCTTGGACTCGCTCATGGCCCTGGAGCTACGCAACCGGCTCGGGGCGCTCGCGGGGAGGCGGTTCCCGGCCACATTGCTCTTCGATCATCCGACGCCGGCCGCCCTCGCGCGAAGCGTCCACGACACGCTGTTCCCCCAGGCGCCTCCGCGGCCCACCCAGGTGCTCGACGAGCTCGCGCGGCTCGAGTCGCTGCTGGCCTCCCTCGATCCCGAAGACGCCGAGCGGTCCGGCGTGGCGGCGCGGCTTCGCGCGCTGTCGTCGAAGTGGAGCCGCCCCGCGCCGAGCGCGCAACGAGCCGAGGCCGCGTTTCGGGCGGCCAGCGACGACGAGCTCTTTGCGCTCCTCGAGCAAAAACTGCAAGGGCGAGGTCTCGAATGA